A stretch of Rhododendron vialii isolate Sample 1 chromosome 4a, ASM3025357v1 DNA encodes these proteins:
- the LOC131323768 gene encoding uncharacterized protein LOC131323768: MVSAREFYAFRLQIRRNTNSILLESARLLHQFTVDMYVKIETSRLDYFRNRQEEIRADLYQGIVDSIGHGESDPAKIGKRIVLPSTFIGGPRDMRKRYLNAMTLVERYGKPNLFLTMTCNPNWPEIKDEMKAHEEAQNRADLLSRVFRSKVEHLQKEIVKNQLFGPVQAYTFVIEFQKRGLPHVHMLIILKKLVKLDTIDKIDAFISAEIPDKKKYPHLYAMVLKHMMHGPCGELDMRRTCMENGKCKNHYPRSHCAETTIDSDGYPIYRRRLTGEVVEIRGQMLDNRWVVPYNPYLLATFDCHINVEQFQAARRISPPEAIWRIYRFALHEIRPAVISLQLHLEGCQLMPLKKDTNLHNIVDNEFMSRTMLTQFFWMNAHNDKAKSLKLLYKDFPQHFVWTASSRTWTERK; encoded by the exons ATGGTTTCAGCTCGAGAATTTTATGCGTTCAGACTGCAAATCAGAAGAAATACCAACTCAATACTATTAGAATCCGCACGTCTCCTGCATCAGTTTACAGTAGATATGTACGTCAAGATTGAAACTTCCAGGTTAGACTACTTCAGAAACAGGCAAGAAGAGATCCGAGCAGATTTATACCAAGGCATTGTCGATAGCATTGGACATGGTGAATCTGACCCTGCGAAGATTGGGAAACGCATTGTTCTCCCGAGTACTTTTATAGGAGGACCAAGGGATATGCGAAAGCGATACTTAAATGCCATGACTTTGGTAGAGAGGTATGGAAAACCTAATCTCTTCCTAACAATGACATGTAATCCAAATTGGCCAGAGATAAAGGATGAAATGAAAGCACATGAAGAGGCACAGAACAGAGCAGATTTGCTATCTAGAGTGTTCAGAAGTAAAGTTGAGCATTTGCAGAAAGAAATAGTGAAGAATCAGCTCTTTGGTCCAGTTCAGGCATATACATTTGTCATTGAATTTCAAAAGAGGGGTCTCCCTCATGTGCATATGTTGATAATTCTTAAAAAGCTCGTCAAACTTGACACAATTGATAAGATCGATGCATTCATTTCAGCTGAAATACCAGATAAAAAGAAGTACCCTCATCTATATGCAATGGTCTTAAAACACATGATGCATGGACCCTGTGGAGAATTGGATATGAGAAGAACATGCATGGAAAATGGAAAGTGTAAGAATCATTATCCAAGAAGTCACTGCGCAGAAACAACTATTGATTCTGATGGTTATCCAATATATAGAAGACGTCTAACTGGTGAAGTAGTGGAGATTCGTGGCCAAATGCTCGACAACAGATGGGTTGTCCCATACAATCCTTATTTACTAGCAACATTTGACTGCCATATTAATGTCGAA CAATTCCAAGCTGCAAGACGGATATCACCACCAGAGGCAATATGGCGAATATATCGATTTGCACTCCACGAAATCCGACCAGCTGTCATCAGTTTGCAGCTACACTTAGAAGGTTGCCAATTGATGCCATTAAAGAAGGATACAAATCTACATAACATAGTAGATAATGAATTCATGTCAAGAACAATGCTCACACAGTTTTTCTGGATGAATGCGCACAATGATAAAGCTAAGTCATTGAAGCTATTATACAAAGACTTTCCACAACACTTTGTATGGACTGCTTCATCCAGAACGTGGACAGAGCGAAAATAG
- the LOC131322869 gene encoding replication protein A 70 kDa DNA-binding subunit B-like encodes MHHIADVLFVILNVGPRKFINHSYVVDVRIIDQSLQPSILSLWDQFSEYEAPAMANLPGTFPVAIDLRLKTSKYYGQTLATRNTSSFIFDTVIPEAAALQSWAIANTKKLREVAATEPAQIVIPKADENLEDDTIKIANLPISVEKTQYLNVQAVARVTDFGQTFYYLACSICKKATNAYGNADFWCNYCNQKVSPLTKIKFNIQITDPTGTIQAAVFSEIAAEFYNITATDAIDGQLALPVLHMLAEPKKCIITLKAYMHNYAGISQLKFNVHAISLRSNTETENRSEALLTLPPNTPNKRSKKEDPNSSTSIDTNPAKDSEATGQTPDSPSNNK; translated from the exons ATGCATCATATTGCAGATGTGCTATTTGTAATTCTGAATGTTGGACCACGCAAATTCATAAACCATTCATATGTCGTGGATGTTCGAATCATTGACCAAAG CCTTCAACCTTCAATTCTATCACTCTGGGACCAATTCTCAGAATATGAAGCACCTGCAATGGCAAATTTACCAGGCACGTTCCCAGTGGCAATTGATCTGcgattgaaaacctcaaaatactATG GTCAAACACTTGCAACACGGAACACATCAAGTTTCATCTTCGACACAGTAATACCAGAAGCAGCTGCGCTACAATCATG GGCTATAGCGAACACCAAAAAACTCAGAGAAGTAGCAGCAACAGAACCAGCACAGATTGTGATACCAAAAGCAGACGAAAATCTAGAAGATGATACCATCAAAATTGCCAACCTACCCATATCAGTAGAGAAG ACACAATACCTGAATGTGCAAGCTGTGGCAAGAGTTACTGATTTTGGACAAACCTTTTATTACCTAGCTTGCTCAATCTGCAAAAAGGCAACAAATGCATATGGAAACGCAGACTTCTGGTGCAACTACTGTAACCAAAAAGTGTCACCACTCACAAA GATCAAGTTCAACATCCAGATCACAGACCCAACTGGAACAATACAAGCAGCAGTCTTTTCAGAGATTGCAGCAGAATTCTATAACATTACAGCAACAGATGCAATTGAT GGCCAACTTGCTCTTCCAGTGCTTCACATGCTAGCTGAACCAAAGAAATGCATCATCACCTTGAAAGCCTACATGCACAACTATGCCGGAATCAGTCAATTGAAATTCAATGTCCACGCCATCTCTCTTCGCAGCAACACAGAAACAGAAAATCGTTCAGAAGCACTCCTTACCCTACCACCAAACACTCCAAATAAGAGAAGCAAAAAAGAAGACCCCAACTCAAGCACCTCAATAGACACCAACCCAGCAAAAGACTCCGAAGCAACTGGCCAAACTCCAGACAGCCCCAGCAACAACAAATGA
- the LOC131323769 gene encoding uncharacterized protein LOC131323769 has protein sequence MYIPAPTSYAHLKTVNGITFNSYREAAISHGLLQDDNSNEKCMEEACLYQMPLSLRQLFCTILVYCAPVNPLELFFKFEDDMIEDYVSIQKLTKDAARQVLLEALNAELESMGKKLHDFQLSHLVTSDSTKTIVPREVQDEMNVQIPEDDLQAPSLFNVEQATAYNEILSTVLNRAPKSFFIDGPGGTGKTFLYRALLAKVHSQHLIALATASSGVAASILPNGRTAHSRFKVPINGDGKLCCSISKQSGLATLIKQAVLIIWDEASMAKKQSIEALDYLLRDLTENDTLFGGKVVVLGGDFRQVLPVIPKGTRIDCINASLVRSYIWPELVKFKLKENIRAKADPAFSAYILRVGNGQEKENDAGEINLPPTLILQPTTRMQPLDQLIQFVFPSFDLHTLDPLSLTNSAILTPKNLAVDEINEAIIAKFPGKEQTYLSFDEASDPTQQGLYIDFLNSVTPQGMPTHHLRLKKNSPILLLRNINPSQGLCNGTRLICKEFKTHLIVAQIAVGERKGTTIFIPRIPLQPNDPQHYPVQFTRRQFPVRTCFAMTINKAQGQTLSTVGIYLYEPIFAHGQLYVALSRATTAAKIRVHVKHSENEAFPHYRTKNIVYKELLQEANCI, from the coding sequence ATGTACATCCCAGCACCTACTTCCTATGCACATCTCAAAACAGTCAATGGAATCACCTTCAATTCATATAGGGAAGCAGCTATTAGTCATGGTTTATTACAGGATGATAACAGCAATGAAAAGTGTATGGAGGAAGCATGCTTATATCAAATGCCATTATCACTACGACAACTATTCTGTACTATTCTCGTTTATTGTGCTCCAGTGAATCCATTGGAATtattcttcaaatttgaagatgACATGATAGAAGACTATGTCTCCATACAAAAGCTGACCAAAGATGCTGCACGACAGGTTTTACTCGAAGCACTAAATGCAGAGCTCGAATCTATGGGCAAAAAGCTACATGATTTCCAATTATCTCATCTTGTTACATCTGATTCAACAAAGACAATAGTACCAAGAGAAGTACAGGATGAAATGAATGTCCAGATACCAGAAGATGATCTACAAGCCCCAAGTTTATTCAATGTAGAACAAGCAACAGCTTACAATGAAATTCTCTCTACTGTTCTCAATCGAGCTCCCAAAAGCTTCTTTATCGATGGTCCTGGAGGTACTGGCAAAACATTCCTTTACCGAGCGTTACTTGCAAAAGTTCATTCACAACATTTAATTGCACTAGCAACAGCCAGCTCTGGAGTTGCAGCTTCAATTTTACCAAATGGAAGAACAGCTCATTCCCGCTTCAAAGTCCCAATAAATGGTGATGGCAAACTCTGCTGTAGCATTTCAAAGCAATCTGGTCTGGCTACTCTTATTAAACAAGCTGTCCTTATCATTTGGGATGAAGCATCAATGGCAAAAAAGCAGTCAATCGAAGCCTTGGATTACCTCTTACGTGATCTGACAGAAAATGATACATTATTTGGTGGAAAAGTTGTTGTTTTAGGAGGTGATTTCAGGCAAGTATTACCTGTTATACCTAAAGGAACACGGATTGATTGCATTAATGCAAGCTTAGTCAGATCATACATATGGCCAGAACTCGTCAAATTCAAACTAAAGGAAAATATCCGAGCAAAGGCTGATCCAGCATTCAGTGCATACATTCTTCGAGTTGGAAATGGTCAGGAAAAAGAGAATGACGCAGGAGAAATCAACTTACCACCAACCCTAATCCTACAGCCAACCACAAGAATGCAACCTTTAGACCAGCTAATCCAATTTGTTTTCCCCTCCTTTGATCTACACACATTGGATCCACTTTCTTTAACCAACTCTGCCATCCTCACACCCAAAAACCTGGCAGTTGATGAAATTAATGAGGCAATCATTGCCAAATTCCCAGGGAAAGAGCAGACATACCTAAGTTTCGACGAAGCATCTGATCCTACGCAACAAGGGCTCTACATTGACTTTCTAAATTCCGTAACACCTCAGGGAATGCCAACTCATCATCTGAGATTGAAAAAGAATAGCCCCATTTTGCTACTTAGAAACATAAATCCTTCCCAAGGATTATGTAATGGCACAAGATTAATATGCAAAGAATTCAAGACTCATTTGATTGTTGCTCAAATAGCAGTAGGTGAGCGAAAAGGCACTACGATTTTCATACCAAGGATCCCTTTACAGCCAAATGATCCTCAGCATTACCCAGTGCAGTTCACACGTCGACAATTCCCTGTGAGAACATGTTTCGCCATGACCATAAATAAAGCCCAAGGTCAAACATTAAGTACAGTCGGTATATACTTGTATGAGCCAATATTTGCTCATGGGCAGCTCTATGTTGCCTTATCTCGAGCAACAACAGCAGCCAAAATACGAGTCCATGTGAAGCACTCAGAAAATGAGGCATTTCCCCACTATCGCACTAAGAATATTGTCTACAAAGAGCTGCTACAAGAAGCTAATTGCATATAA